The DNA window GGGACGACGGCGCCACCATTCCTGGCAGCGAGGGGATCATACCGGGACCGGAACTGCGGATTTTTGGCTGGAACAGTCCGACAAAGAACCTCCGCTTCGCCGATTTTTCAGGTGGACTGAATCTGACGTCGGCCGACATCGGGCACAGTTGGTTGGACAACGCAACATTCGCGAATGCAGAGATGCCATTTGTTCGACTTGTGGGCGATACTTTGAGGTCGGCGGTTTTGGCCGGCGCTGACTTGTCGAACGGCACGTTATACGGCGCTGACCTCACGAATGCCAATCTGTCCGGCGCTAATCTGACGAACGTGGAAATGAGTCCATCCCATTTGCTGGGCGCCGATTTCTCCGGTGCGACAATCGTCGGGGCACGTTTTCCGTTCGCGACGGCCAACGACTTTACCAAGGAACAGTTCTACTCGACTGCGAGCTATCAACAACACGATTTGCGCCGCGTGTCGCTACAGCAGAACCAGCTCCAGGATTGGGACTTCTCCAGCCAGGATCTGCGCGGCGCGGATTTTGCCAATGCGGACCTCACGGGCGCCCTATTCGCCGGGGCCCGCATCGAAGGCGCTACCTTTCGGGGAACCACGACACTGGGTTTTCGCAAGGAGCAACTCTATTCCACCGCAAGCTATCAATCGGGTAATCTGACCGGGGTCAAGTTCGATTCCCTGATCCTTTCGCCCTCCGATTCAACCCATAACGATTTGACCGGCTGGAACTTCCGCGGCCAGAACCTGACTGGTGCCGAGTTTCCGGCCGCGAAACTAGATGGCGCCGACTTT is part of the Planctomycetia bacterium genome and encodes:
- a CDS encoding pentapeptide repeat-containing protein gives rise to the protein MPFVRLVGDTLRSAVLAGADLSNGTLYGADLTNANLSGANLTNVEMSPSHLLGADFSGATIVGARFPFATANDFTKEQFYSTASYQQHDLRRVSLQQNQLQDWDFSSQDLRGADFANADLTGALFAGARIEGATFRGTTTLGFRKEQLYSTASYQSGNLTGVKFDSLILSPSDSTHNDLTGWNFRGQNLTGAEFPAAKLDGADFSGATVTGARFTRTTGGGLTKQQIYSTTDYQRRDLAGIGLSENDLSGWDFSGQRLTSADLSYST